In Acropora muricata isolate sample 2 chromosome 11, ASM3666990v1, whole genome shotgun sequence, one DNA window encodes the following:
- the LOC136890625 gene encoding uncharacterized protein, with protein sequence MENTITKLCLMFAMFHLLRMADAMTIGSKGHSFKQPVITYFGLHEATDIAFIGTNINLSCTMENAEVASFLKSGNPVAESERVTYFFQGSGNELYGNLEISEIQEDDSGVYTCVAYKAGIVLTRDFVLKIVPYPSGPSDVFAQSNDTQLLA encoded by the exons ATGGAAAATACTATCACGAAGCTGTGTTTGATGTTTGCAATGTTTCATCTACTTCGCATGGCTGATGCAATGACTATTGGGTCAAAGG GTCATAGTTTCAAGCAGCCTGTTATCACATATTTTGGTCTCCACGAAGCGACTGACATTGCCTTCATTGGAACCAACATTAATTTATCATGCACCATGGAAAACGCTGAGGTGGCAAGTTTCTTGAAGTCTGGTAATCCTGTGGCCGAAAGTGAGAGAGTTACTTACTTTTTTCAAGGTTCTGGTAATGAATTGTACGGCAATCTTGAAATCTCTGAAATACAGGAGGATGATTCAGGAGTTTATACATGCGTTGCATACAAAGCTGGAATTGTGCTTACCAGGGACTTTGTATTGAAAATAG TTCCGTACCCAAGTGGACCAAGTGATGTCTTTGCACAAAGTAATGATACGCAATTATTGGCGTAG
- the LOC136890734 gene encoding uncharacterized protein, which yields MPFICQLFRQEKNQRPLHPKKDNNIQVRDCWKRKTFFVFESHVYRSVWANWGRYSEKSEFAGRRKRIESESRSGILYKTQEKAMEKTITKLCLMLAMLHLVGMADGVPIASKVHSSKQPVITYFGLSNATGIAFIGNNINLTCTMENADLGTFLKSGNLVVESERVTYFFQASGNKMYANLEISDVNKDDSGVYTCAAYKAGVVVTSKFVLNAVPYPSGVSAQSNNTRLSAQ from the exons ATGCCATTCATATGCCAACTATTCCGACAGGAGAAAAATCAAAGACCATTGCACCCAAAGAAAGACAACAACATACAAGTCAGAG ATTGCTGGAAACGGAAGACGTTCTTCGTTTTCGAATCTCACGTTTACAGGAGTGTGTGGGCGAACTGGGGGCGATATTCCGAGAAG TCAGAGTTTGCTGGGAGACGCAAAAGGATAGAGTCGGAGAGTCGAAGCGGAATATTATACAAGACACAAGAGAAGGCGATGGAAAAGACTATTACCAAGCTGTGTTTGATGTTGGCAATGCTTCATCTAGTTGGCATGGCTGATGGAGTACCTATTGCGTCGAAGG TTCATAGTTCCAAGCAGCCCGTTATCACATATTTTGGCCTCTCCAACGCAACTGGCATTGCCTTCATCGGAAACAACATTAATCTAACATGCACCATGGAAAACGCTGACTTGGGAACTTTCTTGAAGTCAGGCAATCTTGTGGTCGAAAGCGAGAGAGTGACCTACTTTTTTCAAGCTTCTGGTAATAAAATGTACGCCAATCTTGAAATCTCTGACGTAAACAAGGACGATTCAGGAGTTTATACATGCGCTGCATACAAAGCTGGAGTTGTGGTTACCAGCAAATTTGTATTGAACGCAG TTCCGTACCCAAGTGGTGTCTCTGCACAAAGTAATAACACACGATTGTCTGCGCAGTGA